A DNA window from Candidatus Liberimonas magnetica contains the following coding sequences:
- a CDS encoding nucleotidyltransferase family protein has protein sequence MAANEISKVLRKHDDLLKKYNVKAVFLFGSCLRSEEKENSDIDFIIDFKEPVSILEHVKLKNELEIIFGRQVDIVTRKALKPAIRENILKEAVAV, from the coding sequence ATGGCAGCAAATGAAATATCGAAAGTTTTACGCAAGCATGACGACCTTCTGAAAAAATATAACGTCAAAGCTGTTTTTTTGTTTGGCTCCTGCCTGCGCAGCGAAGAAAAGGAAAACAGTGACATAGATTTTATTATAGATTTCAAAGAACCTGTTAGTATTCTTGAACATGTTAAATTAAAAAACGAACTGGAAATAATTTTTGGCAGGCAGGTTGACATTGTAACACGCAAAGCCTTAAAACCTGCAATTCGCGAGAATATTTTAAAAGAGGCCGTGGCTGTATGA